The DNA region CCGTTCCTGCCGGTGACCGGCCGGGCCGAACAGCAGCGACGCACCCGCCAACGTCGCCCCGGCGGGCAGTTCGAAGGCGTACCACCCGCTGGCGGTGGCACCGGGAGCGATCACGTCGGTAGCCGGGCTGCCCGATCCGTCGAGCGGGATCGGTTCGCCGTCGGCCAGCGACAGGAAGACGCCGTCCTGGATGAGCACGGTGGTGAAGTTGAGCTGGTTGGTCACCTTCACCGAGAGGTACGCGTAGTGGGGGTCGCCGTACTCGGCCGGGTTGGTCGTGTCGCCGTAGCTGCGCGGGACCTGCTGGGACACCTCCACCCCGGTCACCGCGATCTCGGCGTTCAGGTACGAGATCGACCGGGGGATGAAGCCCGCCAGCGGGACCGGTGCACCCGGCGTCGGCGTCGTCTCGGGTGGATCGTCGGGGTTGACGGCGGCCTGTTGACCGTCGAGCGGAGCGACAGGCTCCTCGGTGGCGCATCCGGCCGCTAGTACCGGGATGGCCACCGCCAGAGCGATGGCCTGAGCGAGACGCCGGAGGGGGCGGCGAGGCATGCGGTGATCTCCTTGGTTCAGTGGACCCGTCATAGTCTTGGTCCGCTGCGGTGTCGCAATTGTTCGGGCCACCCGGTGTGACCTGGCCCTCAGTGCGATCCGGAGCCGTCCGGGGGTGGCCCGGGGTCGGTGAGTCGGGCCCGTAGCCGACGCCGTCCCTCGTGGAGGCGGGACTTCACGGTGCCCTCGGGCAGCCCCAGCAACTCGGCGACCTCTCGGTAGCTCAGCCCCAGCACGTCCCGCAGCGCCACCGGCTCCGCGAGGTCCGCGCCGATGGCGTCGAGCCCTTCCAGCAGGTCCAGCCGGGTACCGGCGATCACGCTGGTACGAGCGGGATCGGCCCGTTCCGGGGGCAGGGCGCTGGCGGTCTCGACCAGCCACCGACGTCGCAGTGCCTGATAGGTCGAGCGGGACCGGTTGGCGGCGACCCGGTAGAGCCAGGTCCGGAAGGACGCCCGCCCGTCGAAGGTCCCGATGCCGGTGGCCAGCGCCAGCAGAGTGTCCTGGCAGGCCTCCTCGGCGTCCTCCCGGTTGGGCAGGAACCGCCCGCAGAGTCGGAGCACCTCCGGCCGCACCCGCGCCAGCAGCACCTCCAGGGCGGCCCGGTCGCCGCTGGCGGCGGCTAGCGCCAACCGCTCGATCACATCATGATCATCTGGCATCAGGGCAGTGTATGAGCCGCCGTTGAGCAGGGCGAACGCCCTCTGAGGGGGCGACGTGCAGGTGCTGCGGCCGGACACAGGTAAGGCCGCTGACCTGGTTTCCCTGGTCGGCGGCCTTATGTGCTGAGCGGCTCTGGTGCCCCCGGCGGGGCATGTCACAGAACTGCAAATGGTCGCTGCCCCCGCCGTCGTCGGCGGTGGCAGCGTCGTTTGCGCTGGTGTGGTGGTGGGTGGCGGGGCGGGGGCCATCTGCCGTGGCGCGGGTTAGCCAGGCCAGGTGTGGGGCGGCGTGTTGGCTGACGGTGGCTCGGAACGAGACCTTGTTGGTGCGAACGTCGTGGTAGATCTGCACGGCGAAGGCGTCCAGGAGGCGACGGAGACGGTCCGTGGGTAGCAGGCTGAGTTTGATTTCCATCTCGGGAAGGTCGGCGAGGATGTCGGCGGTGCCGGGGTCGGCGGGCATGGTTTCTTCGAGGTGGGTGAGTTCGGCGGTCTTGATCTCTCGGTCACGGTCGAGTTCGGCTCGTCGCTCGGCGATCTCTGCGAACACG from Micromonospora sp. NBC_01739 includes:
- a CDS encoding RNA polymerase sigma factor; protein product: MPDDHDVIERLALAAASGDRAALEVLLARVRPEVLRLCGRFLPNREDAEEACQDTLLALATGIGTFDGRASFRTWLYRVAANRSRSTYQALRRRWLVETASALPPERADPARTSVIAGTRLDLLEGLDAIGADLAEPVALRDVLGLSYREVAELLGLPEGTVKSRLHEGRRRLRARLTDPGPPPDGSGSH